Within the Setaria viridis chromosome 3, Setaria_viridis_v4.0, whole genome shotgun sequence genome, the region ACAGGATGGAACCTACACGGAAACAAAACACAAGGTAAATCATCTGATACTAGCACCTTGCTCTATCAACAAAGAATAGTGAGTTCCTTGATCCAATTATGATCTCATATTGCATACGCACAAGAACTTAATTCAGCTATCAATTAACAAATGAATGGATAGGAAGAATACACGGCAGAATACTTACGCCATTCTTTGGGCACCTCTCATTTTGCACTCATATTCAATCTTAGCTGCCAGCTGGCTTTCCTCCCTGTGGGTCCTCGATAGCAACATCGTTTGTAAAAGAGACTGGTCAGGAAAAGAGAATCAGTCAGTACGCACATATTCAAGTCAATAGTTAATACAGTATTTATGTGTCTCTAAGACAGTCACTTGATCTTGTGTTTTAGCCTTTTGGGTTTGACAATTTGTGTCCTGTATCCTACCATATCCCTAATAGAAACAGACGTACTGTATTTTCATTGAGTACTTGTTGGAGGCCCAACCAATAGTAGCGAAATGCATTATGTGGGGTGTCTGAGTGCACAAATCTATGTTATGGAGCCAACCAGGAGGCAGGAAAATATGTGCATGACAGCATGGTACAGATAATCATTAGGGAAATAGTGTACCTTTGGGTTTATCAAACCAAAAAGGACTACATAATTTCAGCGGGCTTTGTTGGAAGCCCAATCAATAATAGGGAGATGATCTATGTGGGGCGACTGAGTGCACAAACCTGAGTTATGGAGCCAGCCGGAAGGGAAATATCAAATATGTGCAGGACAGCGTGGTACGAATAGTAATTATGGAAACAGTGCACCTTTTGGGTTTACCAAACGAAAAAGGACTACACATTCATTCGTAACTACCTAATTAGCTAAAGTACCTTGGGGGCCTGTCTAGTTCTCTACCAACAGTTTTTCCTGCATCAACCCCAATAGTTCACCTATAGAAATAAAAACCCAGTTTGAACCTTCCCAACCTGAATGACTCTAGTTCTAATAACTGTATCAGATGGAGGCAAAACTAAAATTCTGAACTGTAATATCAAACACATTTCAGCAAATTCTCTATGCAGGTTGAACTGAGAATTTAAGACTGTTCCAAAAATCATGGGATGCCAGTGGCAATTTTATTACCAAAATATACCTGAGAAACAATAGATGCCGATTCCCTCATCAacttaatttcagattttgacTTGATCCACCGTAATTCATCGGTGTAATATGTAAGATCTTTTACTTTATTGTTGAGGGACGCCCGGCGGAAGGCATCCAAGTTCTTgtaagaagatgatgatgtctTTACATTGTGATATACCCCTTTTGACTGCTCAATCATTTCAGGAAGGATCTGTATTTCAGTAGCAATGGTGTTAGTGGTAGAAAATTCAGTAATTAACAACTAACAAAGTTGTACTAGCAGGAAATAACAGGTAGTGATCAAAATTGACAACAAATAATGCTGGAAGAAAATCTGAGTGCAGACCTTTTGCATCTGACTAAGTGAAAATGCTTTATCCGCTTTAAAGAATTCCACAGCTGCCTCAATTCCAGCAGTTTGACCTTGCCAAACTACATCCTAGCAGAATTACACATTAATAAGAATTACGTGGCATACTTCGAAAAGGTATCAGAATAAGAGCTCATTACCTCCTTATTTGTATCAGGCATGAACATGCATAGTCCGGTTTCTTCACTCAAAACTGCTACGCCACCAGGTTGTGTACAACCAGTAATGTACAGGTAATCACCATTCTGTCTGAATGGATAGGGCACTACATCAGTCATCATCTGCTGATCAGCAGAGGCAATAATGGCCAAGCTCTTTTCCGGCAGCACCTCCAAAAGCTTTTTTCTTCTAGAGATGTACTCCTCAGTTGTGATGCCTGGTGTGATCTCTCCATCAGCTAATAACTGGCTCATAGTGACACAATGTTTAAGAAACAAATATAAAACCAAGTGGTTTAAGAAACAAAATAATAGGATGGTGATTAGCAAGATTTGTACAGAAGCATATTTCAGTGGGCATGAATGTTACACATGTGGGCATATTCGGCATACACCTGTTGTGGATCAGATTATTGCTCTTGTAACTTATATAAGGTGGATTAGCCAACACTCTTGTAGTGTAGTGGTAAGCTCCCCAGTTCAAATCCTGGTGGCAGCAAAAAAAACTCCCCATGGTTCAAATCCTGGTGGCAGCAAAAAAAACTCCTGCTGGCAAACCCAAAAAATAGTGGCAAGGCGCCAGCCTATGGCACCTATGGTTGGTTTGGGCCCTCCTACCAGGGGGTAGTTGCAGTGGTCGCCAACCTAATTGGTCGTGGTCAGCCCAGGTTACGGTGTGGCCCTATAGGGTGAAGCCGGGGTTCGGGGGTTTTCTCGGCCGGATTGGCTAAGATCCGTGTTCCACCAGACGAAATTCCGCGGCCGCCTAAGCGCGCTTATGTGCCGCGCGGCGGGGTACCGCAGCGCCTAGGGGGTAGGTGGTCCCCTAGGCGgcccgtggtggcggcggaggctagGACGATGGCGGCGAGGTCAGGGACGGGCAGCGGCAGAGGtagggacgggcggcggcggaggaggcagggacgggcggcggcggcagcggaggaggcaggggcggctgccggtgcgcggaggaggaggaggaggaggcaaggGACAGAGACCcgcagcggcggtggctgggATGGCGGGGGCGATGCAGGGACCGTGGTCTCGCGAGTGGCTAAGAGGAGAGGTTGAGAGGATAaggtgggaggagggagggaataGGGAAAAGGTGGGACTGTTGTGGAGGAAGGTGGTTGGTCTGGCGGGATCGGCTTCGGCAGTGAGGACCTTGGGGGCCCTTTTTCGAAGTCAGGAGGACTCTGGTCGTGCTTGGTGTTCCTCATGGGTCGGCAGTTCGTGGTTGTCGTTCTGGTGATACTTGCCACCCTGGAACTATACTTGCGTTGCCTCCTCCGTGTCGGCCTGAAGGTGGACGAGCTGCATCATCTGCCCAACCATCTTAGGGGCAGCCTCATATAGCTTGCAGAACATGTTACGGTTCATCAGGCTAGAACGGAAGTACCAGATGATGTCGCGGTCCTCGACGCCGGCCAACCTGTTGCGGTTCTTGAAGAAGCGGTTCACGTACTCTCGGAGAGTTTCGTTCTTCCACTAGCAGACTTGCCCAAGATTCTCCGTGTTTCCAGGTCAGCTGTAGGTAGCCTGGTAGTTCTGGGTAAAAGCcctagcgagctgaccccagGTGTCGATGCTGCTTGGCGGGAGGTTCTCTAGCCACAGGAGAGGGGCGGGACCCATCATCACCGAGAAATAGGcggccatctggtcgtaggtgtCGTTGGCGGCTTTCACCGTGGTGCTGTACGTTTTGAGCCATATAGTAGGCTCGGAGCGACCGTCGTACTTTTCGTTGATAGCCAGCTTGAACGTGGCAGGCCACTCAACGGCCCTGAGGCGGGAAGTGAAAGTGACGAAACCATCGATCGttgtgtcgtcgtcgtcctcaagGTTGTATTCGACGGGTGGTGCCCTGGGGCATCCACCATTGTTGCGCCTGGGTGGGACGTAAGCGTCTTCAGGGGCGTCGTACATGCGGTCGTAGTCGGCACAGCGATGCATCTCCTTTTCTTGGGGTCGACAGTCCTCTCGTTCTGTGCGGTTTAGCCTACCGTCGAGTCCAGGAGCACCGTAGTCGTAGTCGTActcagcgcggcggcggagctcggctTCTTCCTGCTCTTGGTGGTGGTTGTTGAGGTCGGGCGTAGGTCGCGGCAGTCGCGTAGCTGTTCGCGGAGGTCATGTTGCCGACCTTGTCTGCCACGGTTCTCGCCATCGCTTCTCCTGCCACAGCAGCGGTTGTCAAGTTGACGGGTGTTGTTGGTGGGTGGGTTGGTgggttgctccacctcctcttcacgGACGAGCTCCAACCAACCTCCAGCTCGGTTACCGTGGTCGCCTTGGTAGTGACCGAATCTGCTATGAGCGGATCGGCTTCGAGAGTGCCGGTGGACCAGGAGTCTTGACCGGCTCTGGGCCCACTCTTTGACCTGGGTGTTGGCGACGCGGATACGTGCCCGGATCTGCCGAAGTGGCTCCGAGTCTAGAAAGTTTTCCAGATCGGCGAAGGCAACTCCCAGGTTAgcctggggtgtggtgaagacgTTGTGGCCGACCTCCTCGAGGCCGGCTTGTAGATTGCGGGCGCGCATAGGGCGCCTGCGTTTGCCCTGAGCACCATCCTGATCGGCATTGTCACCATCATTGGCACGCGGTGGTTCGGCgttggcggcgggcggtggtcgGCGCTGATCGCCTGCTGCCTCGGCTCCCATGATAGCAGCAGGTTGTTGATGTTGCTGGGCGTCGGCTTGCTCCCGTTGGCGCCGTATTGCACGGTCCTGGTTCTTGGCGTTGCGACCTtcttcctgagaagaggtttcgccATCCACGGGTGGATCGTTAGCGGAGACCACAGAGGCTTCGCGATCTGGCGTGGTGGAGTTGCTCTCGACGTCGTTTCCATAAGGGTTCGGAGTCAGAACGATGTAGGGGATCTGATACTAGCCACAGTCCGAAAACTGGGCGGGTCCAGTTGGatcttcagattggatctgaagaGACTGCGCGAGTTTCACGAAAAACACGGCAACCGAGTTCCTCAGGccaaagggggcgcgggaaggACCCTGCGCCGACCTTGTTGGGCATAGCGCCGtctcggagaggttgatgcactcagcaatggtgttgctgatgtgaTCTTGCCCCGCAATCAggtcggagggcgtgggtgggcgAGTTGCAGCAAGGATGATGGGAATCCTCTCGGAGAGGGAGAGGTCGCCGATCTGCTGGGCGAGCAACACGAAGGTCTTCAGGTGGAGGTCTTGCTCTGCTGGCGCAGGTCCAACGGACGCCGAGCCGTCGAAGGGAGCGGATCGGGATCTGCCGGCATGGTCCCGAAGTGAAgctggatcgggttggcgagggtgtccttcatgctctcgaggaagatgacgccggggtGAGATGCCATTGAGCTCACTAGGGAGGATCTAACaatctcccctacctggcgcgccaactgtcagatCTAGTAACCGGCAGTCCACcggggggttacccaagtggtagatttgtaggcagggaggattgtgagaccaagaactcgaaggtaatcacgagaacacgaaggtttagataggtttgggcctccggagagtaataccctatgtcctgtgttttgctagattgtattgctggtatggtatGCGGAGAGCTgagatgccctcgggaggcgcccttggtcaccttatataggctgatgacctaaggttacaagtcggtttgaatctaatctggtcggttgttacatggaaagcaaccCAAGTCAGATTACTACAAGTATCCCACAATATTCGGGCCGTTTCGAATTGCCCGGTCTCCCCGCACGTTCTGGTCGAGCGGGCCCACTTGCTagggccgaccagtatcctggtcggtggggacccatggggtacccatatccctcactcGGGTTGGGCTGTTTTGATGGGCCTTCAGTTCGATTTTAGGCCCACTAgtcttctatttttctttttttttaaggatatgtatatatatggcaaGGTATATGCGTATGTACAACACCGCCTAGGAGACCGCCTTGAAACGCCTAGGCACGCCTAGGCTCTAGGCGGTGGGTCACCGCCTAGAGAGCGCCTAGCGCCTTTTGCAACCTTGGCTAAGATTTCTTCTTAGTGCAATGCCGCGGGGGCGGTCTTTCCCCCGCCGATCGAGTTTTTTCTTATAAGGTGGATTAATTAATTTATTTGATAATAATAAAGTGCTTTGTGTAGATCCACATAATACAAGATAAAACTGTAAGCAATGGATGCCACAACAAGAGGATACAAAACAAACTTGTTAAGCTTGAAAATGAAATGATACTGGGTCTTAGCTATAGATACTAATACAGAACAAGAGGAACATAAGATGGTAAGATCTTATTTTGAATGTCACAAAAAATGGTAATGTTACTATGTTAGAGAAGAGATGCATATGTTTCCAGGGTGGTCCTGCAGGATCTCTCACAAAGAAATTCAAGTTTTCATAACAAGATGGGAAAGTATCACACGAACTGAGTTAATAGGCAACATGTTACAGCACTCCGAAAACAGATACGTGCAAAACACAATGTGACTTTTTAGCAGTGTCTAGAGTCTAAGGCACTGGacctgtctttttttttctctaacacacagtatcattatattaagaaggaaaAGAGTAACAATAATACAACCTCTAGTGGGGTAAAGATAATACAAGATGACACTGGGCCTGTCTGGATGTcattgtttcaaaaaaaaatcatgttatcAAGAAACCGAAATTTTAGAAACAAGAGGCGTGCAAAACCATGGTTTAGGAAAAAAGAGGTTCCGAGTTTTACCAATATTTATGGTGTTCAAAACTATAAAATttcttgtatccaaacaccttgtAGGTTTCCAAAACCAAAGTATTCTGTAAAACTGTAGTATATTTCTCTAAAACTCTGAAAATCCTTTGTCTCCAACAGGACCAAGTGTCAGATGCCTGTAAAATTTGGAACCACATCAAGTAATGGGAATAGCAGTACCTCAGGGTGTGTCTGGGGCGTTGGTTGGCCAACATCGACTATTCCTCCAGAAGTGTATGCAGCTCGCTGTACCAAACCATGAGAAGCAGATAGGAATCGAGATGCTACCTGGGTGCAACATTGCAAGACAGAGATGGATCAGTACACTGGTAAACAGCGGTAAAAGAGAAACACTGCTTTTTGTGAGGCACTGAGTCCACATTTCGCAACAATTTAGGAGAAAAGACATAGGTCAGCCTGTGAAAAGAATTTGCCCCTTCTCTCATCATGAAAGGGAAGCTTGGCCACTTCGACTAACCAACCAATTACAATAAAATTACACTATGCTCGTATCGCTGCAGCGGCGCTCTGATTCAGTTGGCAATCAGGAAATACAAACATAGCCGTGAAAGAAAACAAGCTACATGTTCCTATGTCCAAAGAAAACGAGACACATGCAATCCACACAGTTCCGGCCCAAATTAACCAAGAACGCCATCTAATCTTGAAATGAGCTCTACTGGCACATGGAGGAATTTTTCCTCGACAACCAATCCAACTAGGCCATCCAAGACTATCTCACCTACAGGCTAATACGACATGTGCCCTCCATTCCAAGCCTGACCAATGTTTCTACGAGCCAGAATAAAATTCAACAAAACTCCAGACTCCAAGATGCTACCTGAAGCTACTCGCGCCCAATCCAATTCCCAGAGCCCAGAAATACTTCATACTTGAGCTTTTGTTCATCGGAACCCGCAACAAGTCACACCCCAAGCATCAGCAATCCGGAGGAGCCACACGGATTCGCCAAGAACACGGGCCCGGAGGATCCGACGCCTAAGTTTGCAAAGCAGCGCGCGCAGAATCCCACCCCCTCCTCTccgattaaaaaaaatgaaaaaacagAGAAGGACGACAAGGGACGGAGGGTGGGGGCAAATGGGAGATGGGAGTGGGGGGGGGTGCTTCAGGCTTCAGCGATCTGCTTACCTCGGTTGCTCGCAGCGTTCGCCGTAGCAgccgcgccgccatggccatcGGCAGCAGCACAGCAGCCTCCCTAAAACCTTGCTCGAGTTCGCTTTCGCTTCTCCTTCTCTATCAAGTTGTCACCAATCTTAAAGCACGTCTATTAGGCCAGGTCGCTATGCGTGCTGAGCTCTCGAGTCCCGACTCCCGAGAGATGGATGGGATGGTAGAATTCCGAGCAGGCGGGGCCGCCGGCGTGGGGCGAGgctggctggcggcggccggcgcgggagcAGGGGCGGGGGCAAGCAGCGAGCGCGGAGGTGGAGCCGGCCGGcgagcgcggaggcgggcgctgcgggcggcggcggcgaaagtGACAGGAGTAGAGAGAGATGGTATGGGAATGGGAGGATTAAACAAACACTGACATGCGGGCCCTACATTAATTTTGAAAAATCGTGATATACTAGCAAAGACTGTTGCGCAGGAAAGCGCTATGATTTTGATAAGAAGTTTTGGAATTAAAATTACATAATACTAAAATATGATGTCAAGACATTCTGATGCCGAAGCGCCAGTAGTCCTCTCAGAAAGTAAGAATCCCAACTTGTTTTGCACAATCAGATTCAAAACACAAATTACCAGCAAACACGGTGGATGCCATTCAGAACGCAACTTTGCGTACACCAACAACTCACAACATAATACAAATTACTTGAAACCATGTCATAGGAAACCGGAAAGAAAATCCTTTATCCGATCGATGTAGGGCGACCGGGTGGGGATTATGTGGCCCATATCATGCTCAACAATGGAGCAGCAATCCTGCTGAAATTGATCAGCAAGTTCACAGCTCGCCCTGTTCGCTATCTGCCGATCATGGCCTTCGCCATTGCCAAAACAATGCAGCGAGGGGAGCTTGATTAGTTCGGCATCAAAATCACCCACTGGTGCTGGATACCCAGAGCAGAACATCCCAAACCTGAACTTCGGAGCACCGGAGGTCTCTTGCTGCTTCCTGCAGAACAAGGCAGCCATGGCAGCGCCCTGAGAGAAGCCAAGGATTCCGTCGAAGCACCCCATCTGAGAGATTGTGTTTTCTAGGTAGACGTATGATTCCTCAAAGCCTTCGGTTTGTTGCTGGTACTGAAGTGGGTCGAATGGCGCATCTGCAACCTTCCAGTCTTGCTCGGTGCTGCAGCTGGAGTTTGGAGCGATGAGCCATGCAAATTTCCGTTTTGGTGTCTCAGGCGGAGGTGAGGGTTTGTCAGAGCAGTGGCTCTGGATTGGTTGGTATACAAAAGGAAGCTCATGAGGAGCGTCTATGAAGACAAGCTCAGCAATGTGCTTCAGCTTCTTGGCAAGTGCTGACATTCTTCCCTTAAAATTGGATGCGTTCTGCCGGAAACCATGCAAGCAGAGGATCCTCAGCTTTTTCAGCTGCTCGCTACCTGTAACATTTCACCTAAGTTAGAGAAAGGTCAACCCTAAGAAATACAAGTACTGAAGCTAATTTACGCAACTGCATGTTTATACTAGTTCAGACTGAATGCACTAGAGAACGTCAGAATAAACAGATGATTCAGAGGAACAAAAATGCATATGGACTAAAACTCTTCAGAATTAGGGGCATTGTGTAATAAAGTTAACATTGATATTACGGCTACCCAACCTACTACCATTTATCTATATTGTTCAAGCCTAGCCCAATGCATTTGTTCTGTACTTCTGTCCATAGCATAGGACCTATGTGCATATTGATAAGAACATAAATATATTATCTATCGTCCAGAAAGTGCAGTGGAAAACTGATACAGACCTTACCATTACACCAGGGGACTTTGGAGGTCAGAATGTGATTGCTTATGGATGGCTTTTCAAAACCAGAAGGTTCAGATAGCCCTGTCTGTATCTCACAGTCTTGCCTTGTTGATATTTGGCAGGGTTCCTTTCCATTCTTTTGACACAGCTCGCATACATACTCCTTAGTGGAATCCTAGAGATTAAAAAAGAGAAGTTAGGCGATTATACAATTGAGCATAAAATTAATGTGACAATCAGCAaacattcataaaaaaaatgcattaaAAAATATTGCATTTGACTCAACCTGACATGTAGGGCACACTAAGACCAACATTCTACAGTTGCTGCAACGACACCGGGATGAATAGTCATCATAGGAAGAACCACATATCAAACACGTTCCAAGTATGTTCTCTTTCAGGCTTCCTACTGAGATTCTGTAAAACGACATTCCACAAGCTAGTGGTAAGGAAACTAAGGAAATCCAGAAGGGCACAGTTTGGAGCTTTGTTGCATTAGACAACTACCAACCTGTGGTCAAATACAAAATTCTTTCCTTCAAAATAGCCACCGTCTGGAAATTGCTCCAGATACCGCTGGATGCCACCATATAGCTAACATAAACATAATAATAAACAGTCAAGAACAATACAAACTACTCAAGCACGCCCAAGAACTCAAGACTAAAGACAAACCAAACAAAGTCTAGCATATTACCTGAAAAACGTTCTCAAATCCTTCACCTTTTGAGCGAATATAAGCTGATGCCATCTCACATCGTATACCTCCAGTGCAGTACCTGTAAATACCAATAAGATAGTTAAGCTGCCTGCTTGGTGTGGCCAAATGCATCAGTCTAATTCAAGGTTAATTCAAAGATCCAGCCAAACATACATCAGAATTGACTTCCCACGCAACTTCTCAGTATGCTCATCTATCCATGAAGGCAGGTCACTGTATTGCCTGATTTCTGGATCTAAAGTCTCCACATTTGGTACATTGAACTTGCCGATCCGCGTCTCATACACATTCCTCGCGTCCACGACAACCACTTCATTCTTCTCTGCAGATGCCACTGCATCCGAACTAGTCCCAGCTAAAAGAACAATCCCAACTTAGCAATTACAATCCATTCTTAAACCAGGAATTGGCAACCCAAACTGAAATGGACAAGTCTCAATCTGAGAATCCACTCACCAACATTTTGGAGCACTGAATGGAACTCAGCGGCTGACAAGTGTTTCCCTGCACCCAAAATCTCCGGGGGTGCCGAGGTGGGATTGGAGCACAGGGTAACCAGCTCCTGCCAACCAATGCAGCAACAACAGTTCAAAAGTGACGAATGGCTCTACAAAATAGTAAAAGGTGAAACCATTCTGCTGGAAGGAGAGACAAGAACCTTGACAACCCTGACGGAGAGAGAGGTGAAGCCGCATTCCCTGGCGACCCTCTCGTCAACGGGGTCCTCGCAGGACGCCAGCTTGAAGTCGGTGCCGTCGAACAAGGCTTTGGAGCTCATCTCGGCGATGTGCTTCTCTAGCGCCGTCATTCGCCCTCCGAGCTAGCAATACCAAAATGCGAAAGCCGGTGAGGTCACCATGAATGAATTCATGAACGCTACAAAATCCAAAAAGCTCGAAATCTCTGCCCCAAAGGCCGCCTACGatggagagaagagagagaagcgGGGGGATGTTGTCACCGTGGCGTTGACGCCGTCGGGGCCGACGCGGACGCGGCCGACGAGCGAGAGGCTGCGGCAGTGCGTTTCGTAGaacgcggcgagcgcggcggcgtcgggcacCTCGGCGTACTTGTAGTAGAGAAGCACGCCGTAGCGGtctccgccgccatctcctgtatgctgctcctgctgccgcGTCGCGTCCATAGCCGAAAACCctagcggcggcgacggcggcggcggagcgaagAGGACGAAACGGAGACGACGACGTGGTGGTGGTGTGAATGGACTGGTAGGGCCTCCAGCTGTCTTAAAACGGTATGGGCCGGCCCAGTATGCATATGTGAACCGCGCAATAGGCCCAAATGCCAGCCTGTCTACCGGAGGGCCCAAACATTAGCTCGGCCCACGAAGCACCTTATCCTTCCCCTCCTCGCCCCATTTCGCTCCGCGTCCCCACCCCCAAAACCCCCGGCAAGAACCTTGCTCGGCGACATCTCCGGCCACCTACCCATGgaggccaccgccgcgccgcgggcgcTCTCCCTCCTTGCGCCGTCTCCGCCGCTGACGCTGCGGATGAACTGTTGGCGCGTCGCCGTTGGAAGTGTGAGGCGGCGGGGGGCCGTGGCAGTCagggcgaagaagaagagggggaggggtggggatggggaggcggaggagcgggtGGACACGCACAGCTTCGCGCCCAAGGCCGGCGAGGCCTCCGGGCTGTTTCCCGAGGCCGTCCTGCTTAGAAAGGTTCGATTTTTTTTCACGCCCTGCTTCTAGTATTTTGATACACGGGGCGACGAGGAGGAACATGGTCTGGTTCCTTTCGGGTTTCTGATTCTAAATACTTAGATGAATTCCGTGATTTTGTTTATTTACGGTTAATCGGGCAAATAATTGGAGTGAAGAGGCGCTAGTGATTCGCATTTTAGTGATTGAGTCTAGTCTTCTATGCTTGCGTTTGTGTGAGGCTCTAGTATCAAAGACACAGCCATTTGCCTATGTACctccttcgtcccaaattactattcgttttggcttttctaaatacatattgctatgtatctagatatagtatatatctagatgaaaaagccaaaacgaatagtaatttgggaccaAGAGAGTAGCTGACATCGTGGAAGTAACTGCTAGCAGTAGAACTTAAGCAGATAAGTGTAAACTATAGTGTGCAAGACAGATCCACTTGCCTATATAACTGAAATTAGTGGAAAGAACTGCTGGCAGTAGAACTTATGCGGATAAGTGTAAACTACTAGAGGAAATACAAAAATATAATGATGCAGTTTTCACGAGGTCTTTGCTACCAAAAGAGCTTGGGCTAACAGGTAAAAACTTTTGGATGCCATTTGTGGAAGAAACAGGAGATACTCTTAATATTTGGAT harbors:
- the LOC117848838 gene encoding rhodanese-like domain-containing protein 6 isoform X1, whose translation is MDATRQQEQHTGDGGGDRYGVLLYYKYAEVPDAAALAAFYETHCRSLSLVGRVRVGPDGVNATLGGRMTALEKHIAEMSSKALFDGTDFKLASCEDPVDERVARECGFTSLSVRVVKELVTLCSNPTSAPPEILGAGKHLSAAEFHSVLQNVAGTSSDAVASAEKNEVVVVDARNVYETRIGKFNVPNVETLDPEIRQYSDLPSWIDEHTEKLRGKSILMYCTGGIRCEMASAYIRSKGEGFENVFQLYGGIQRYLEQFPDGGYFEGKNFVFDHRISVGSLKENILGTCLICGSSYDDYSSRCRCSNCRMLVLVCPTCQDSTKEYVCELCQKNGKEPCQISTRQDCEIQTGLSEPSGFEKPSISNHILTSKVPWCNGSEQLKKLRILCLHGFRQNASNFKGRMSALAKKLKHIAELVFIDAPHELPFVYQPIQSHCSDKPSPPPETPKRKFAWLIAPNSSCSTEQDWKVADAPFDPLQYQQQTEGFEESYVYLENTISQMGCFDGILGFSQGAAMAALFCRKQQETSGAPKFRFGMFCSGYPAPVGDFDAELIKLPSLHCFGNGEGHDRQIANRASCELADQFQQDCCSIVEHDMGHIIPTRSPYIDRIKDFLSGFL
- the LOC117848839 gene encoding intermediate cleaving peptidase 55, mitochondrial, whose product is MAMAARLLRRTLRATEVASRFLSASHGLVQRAAYTSGGIVDVGQPTPQTHPELLADGEITPGITTEEYISRRKKLLEVLPEKSLAIIASADQQMMTDVVPYPFRQNGDYLYITGCTQPGGVAVLSEETGLCMFMPDTNKEDVVWQGQTAGIEAAVEFFKADKAFSLSQMQKILPEMIEQSKGVYHNVKTSSSSYKNLDAFRRASLNNKVKDLTYYTDELRWIKSKSEIKLMRESASIVSQSLLQTMLLSRTHREESQLAAKIEYECKMRGAQRMAFHPVVGGGANGSVIHYSRNDRKIKTGDLLLMDVGCEYHGYLSDLTRTWPPCGRFSPAQEELYSLILETNKECIKLCKPGTSINEIHNHSVKMLIKGFQELGILEKGKSIQYNYLNPTAIGHSLGMDIHDSVTLPKDKPLEPGVVITIEPGVYIPPAPVLNERAPGRFRGIGIRIEDEVLVTEDGHEVLTASVPKEIPHLTTLMSMGSESAAAGGHERRAACS
- the LOC117848838 gene encoding rhodanese-like domain-containing protein 6 isoform X2, with amino-acid sequence MDATRQQEQHTGDGGGDRYGVLLYYKYAEVPDAAALAAFYETHCRSLSLVGRVRVGPDGVNATLGGRMTALEKHIAEMSSKALFDGTDFKLASCEDPVDERVARECGFTSLSVRVVKELVTLCSNPTSAPPEILGAGKHLSAAEFHSVLQNVAGTSSDAVASAEKNEVVVVDARNVYETRIGKFNVPNVETLDPEIRQYSDLPSWIDEHTEKLRGKSILMYCTGGIRCEMASAYIRSKGEGFENVFQLYGGIQRYLEQFPDGGYFEGKNFVFDHRISVGSLKENILGTCLICGSSYDDYSSRCRCSNCRMLVLVCPTCQDSTKEYVCELCQKNGKEPCQISTRQDCEIQTGLSEPSGFEKPSISNHILTSKVPWCNGKVASS